In Photobacterium sp. TLY01, the following proteins share a genomic window:
- the rimK gene encoding 30S ribosomal protein S6--L-glutamate ligase — protein MKIGILSRNSKLYSTRRLIEACRERGHEAQVIDALRCYMNINSDQPSIHSKGQDLSGFDAIIPRIGASVTFYGCAVLRQFEMMGVFPVNESVAITRSRDKLRSLQLLSRKGVGMPITGFASKPDDIGDLLEMVGGAPVVIKLLEGTQGIGVVLAETRKAAESVIEAFLGLKANIMVQEYIKEAGGADIRCFVIGDKVIAAMKRQGAEGEFRSNLHRGGSASLIRITPEERKTAVLAAKVMGLRVAGVDLLRSQRGPLVMEVNSSPGLEGIEQATGKDIAGMIIKYIESTAKPQRTRTSGKG, from the coding sequence ATGAAAATTGGTATCCTTTCCCGTAATTCAAAGCTGTACTCAACCCGTCGTCTGATTGAAGCCTGCCGTGAGCGAGGGCATGAGGCACAGGTGATTGATGCGTTACGCTGTTACATGAACATCAATTCCGATCAGCCTTCGATCCACTCCAAAGGCCAGGATTTATCCGGGTTTGATGCCATTATTCCGCGCATCGGCGCCTCGGTAACTTTTTATGGCTGCGCCGTGCTGCGCCAGTTTGAAATGATGGGCGTTTTTCCGGTCAATGAATCTGTGGCAATCACCCGCTCCCGGGATAAATTACGCTCTCTGCAATTGCTGTCGCGCAAAGGGGTCGGGATGCCGATCACCGGTTTTGCCAGTAAACCGGACGACATTGGCGATTTGCTTGAAATGGTGGGCGGTGCGCCTGTGGTGATCAAGCTGCTCGAAGGCACGCAAGGCATCGGTGTGGTCCTGGCTGAAACCCGTAAGGCGGCAGAAAGTGTGATTGAAGCCTTTCTGGGCCTGAAAGCGAACATCATGGTGCAGGAATACATCAAAGAAGCCGGCGGTGCGGATATCCGCTGTTTTGTGATCGGCGATAAAGTGATCGCCGCGATGAAACGCCAGGGCGCCGAAGGGGAATTTCGCTCTAATTTACACCGGGGCGGATCGGCGTCACTTATCCGGATTACGCCGGAAGAACGGAAGACGGCAGTGCTTGCTGCCAAGGTGATGGGGCTTCGTGTCGCCGGTGTGGATCTGCTGCGTTCTCAGCGCGGGCCGCTGGTGATGGAAGTGAACTCCTCCCCAGGTTTGGAAGGGATTGAACAAGCGACTGGTAAGGATATCGCGGGTATGATAATCAAATACATAGAATCAACCGCAAAACCGCAGAGGACGCGCACCAGTGGCAAAGGCTAG
- a CDS encoding LysR family transcriptional regulator, with protein MDLNAMVMFAQVVECGSFTQAAAAMDMTKSTISRKIADLEKDLAVRLLTRSTRNLVLTHEGEAFYRSCRQVVEIASQAELEVTANQDLIRGRLNVVMPVEVGQKVFGKSINAFLKQYPHVSLHLELSNREVDLIAEGIDLYVQVGDINDSGMVARPFHSSRRILVASPEYLALNGNIASPADLAAPHHQIKIYNAVKIPYWALEKDGQQVQIELPYRFRVNTITSAVSACLDGLGIALLPEFICREHIERGELIQILPGWVSPVVPISFVYPQRELIPNRLRLFIDFLLERFEVITNVADSQA; from the coding sequence ATGGATTTAAATGCAATGGTGATGTTTGCCCAGGTGGTGGAATGCGGGAGTTTTACGCAGGCCGCCGCGGCAATGGACATGACGAAATCGACGATCAGCAGGAAAATTGCGGATCTGGAGAAAGATCTGGCAGTGCGCCTGCTGACTCGCAGCACCCGCAACCTGGTGCTGACCCATGAAGGGGAAGCGTTCTATCGGTCGTGCCGTCAAGTGGTCGAAATTGCCAGTCAGGCCGAACTTGAAGTCACGGCAAACCAGGACTTGATCCGAGGCAGGCTGAATGTGGTGATGCCTGTCGAAGTCGGCCAGAAAGTGTTCGGCAAGAGCATCAACGCATTTTTGAAACAGTACCCGCATGTCAGCCTGCACCTTGAGTTAAGCAACCGGGAAGTTGATCTGATTGCTGAAGGCATCGATCTGTATGTGCAGGTGGGCGATATCAACGATTCGGGCATGGTGGCAAGACCGTTTCATTCTTCGCGGCGGATCCTCGTTGCCAGCCCTGAGTATCTTGCGCTGAACGGAAACATTGCGTCGCCGGCGGATTTGGCTGCGCCTCATCATCAGATCAAAATCTACAACGCTGTGAAGATACCGTATTGGGCACTGGAAAAAGACGGACAGCAGGTGCAGATTGAACTGCCGTATCGTTTCAGGGTGAATACGATCACCTCGGCCGTGTCAGCCTGTCTGGATGGCCTGGGGATCGCCTTGTTACCGGAGTTTATCTGCCGGGAGCACATTGAGCGGGGGGAGTTGATACAAATATTGCCAGGCTGGGTGTCGCCGGTTGTGCCGATCAGCTTTGTTTACCCGCAGCGGGAATTGATCCCGAACCGGCTTCGTTTGTTTATTGATTTCTTGCTCGAACGCTTTGAGGTGATCACCAACGTTGCCGATAGCCAAGCGTAA
- a CDS encoding magnesium transporter, translating to MNEEQDKAAVKDLLPQQELSQWVEDLNRVHDEEQERVFSEASEVLETSELGLLLESLPIDERLALWQTVAPEERVEVLVAMRSDARGVLIDNLSMPDLRAMLHGLDAEDLIELSQSLSDKLVDFALAKMSQDQKSWYEQSQQYDEDQIGRYVDHSLVMLTPNTRVFEALRAVRRAEHPMLDRVYIVDKKGHYRGEVSLPVLLAADGQVRVDSLEDDIASPLKAEMDVYDAAERLEHSDQAAMAVVDDAGRFVGRATLRLAMEITRETYEARLMARAGLDEDTDLFAPVWLSAKRRALWLGINLLTAFLASWTIGLFEATLSQVVALAVLMPVVASMGGIAGSQTLTLIIRGLAMGQITFGNVWSLAKKELLVACLNGVLWAVVIAIVAAVWFSSVAIGGVIAAAITINIVVAAIAGVVIPVILDKYEIDPALSGSVILTTVTDVVGFFTFLGLGSLFLLG from the coding sequence ATGAATGAAGAACAAGACAAAGCCGCGGTGAAAGATCTTTTGCCACAACAGGAACTCAGTCAGTGGGTTGAAGATCTGAACCGGGTTCATGACGAAGAGCAGGAACGGGTCTTCTCCGAAGCTTCGGAAGTGCTGGAAACATCAGAGCTGGGTTTACTGCTGGAATCTTTGCCGATTGATGAACGTCTGGCCCTCTGGCAAACCGTGGCGCCGGAAGAGCGGGTCGAAGTTCTGGTCGCCATGCGTTCCGATGCCCGGGGTGTGCTGATCGACAACCTCAGCATGCCGGATCTGCGGGCCATGCTGCATGGGCTGGATGCTGAAGATCTGATCGAACTGTCGCAGAGCCTGTCAGACAAGCTGGTGGATTTTGCACTGGCGAAGATGAGCCAGGATCAGAAGTCCTGGTATGAACAGAGTCAGCAGTATGACGAAGATCAGATAGGCCGCTATGTGGATCACAGCCTGGTGATGCTCACCCCCAATACCCGGGTGTTCGAAGCCTTGCGTGCGGTGCGGCGTGCTGAGCATCCGATGCTGGATCGCGTTTATATTGTCGATAAAAAAGGGCACTACAGAGGCGAAGTCTCATTACCTGTCCTGCTGGCGGCTGATGGTCAGGTCAGGGTCGACAGTCTGGAGGATGATATTGCATCGCCCCTGAAAGCCGAGATGGACGTTTATGACGCGGCAGAGCGCCTTGAGCACTCAGATCAGGCGGCGATGGCGGTGGTGGATGATGCCGGCCGCTTTGTCGGCCGCGCCACACTGCGGCTGGCGATGGAAATTACCCGGGAAACCTATGAAGCCAGACTGATGGCGCGGGCGGGTCTGGATGAAGATACCGACCTGTTTGCCCCGGTCTGGCTCAGTGCCAAACGTCGTGCCTTGTGGCTGGGGATTAACCTGCTTACCGCATTTCTGGCGTCCTGGACGATCGGATTGTTTGAAGCCACGCTCAGTCAGGTGGTAGCACTGGCGGTCCTGATGCCAGTAGTGGCGTCTATGGGGGGCATTGCCGGTAGTCAGACCTTAACCCTGATTATCCGCGGTCTGGCGATGGGGCAGATCACCTTTGGTAACGTCTGGTCGCTGGCCAAGAAAGAGTTGCTGGTCGCCTGCCTGAACGGCGTGCTCTGGGCCGTGGTGATCGCCATTGTGGCGGCTGTCTGGTTCAGCAGTGTGGCGATTGGCGGGGTGATCGCTGCTGCGATCACCATTAACATTGTAGTTGCAGCCATTGCCGGTGTGGTGATTCCGGTGATCCTGGATAAATATGAGATTGATCCGGCCCTGTCGGGCTCAGTCATCTTAACCACAGTCACAGATGTGGTGGGCTTCTTTACCTTCTTAGGGCTGGGCAGCCTGTTTTTGCTGGGCTAA
- a CDS encoding mechanosensitive ion channel family protein produces the protein MIETVLQSRLAYNLFIILVFLIVYTIAKRVINLWLTRLGKTKMVSDARVRFISRVLSSVVFFVLFSVAVISLGLGYSDISLFFSSAFAVLGVALFAQWSMLSNVTASVLIFFVFPYRIGDRVKVVDKDDDISGVINDITMFHVIIERTDGSLVTYPNNIILQKPVIKLTQLVVNPKPDNEQPEAVDTAQASTQQ, from the coding sequence ATGATAGAAACCGTTCTACAAAGTCGGTTGGCTTATAACCTGTTTATTATTCTGGTTTTTCTGATCGTTTACACCATTGCGAAACGTGTCATTAACCTGTGGCTGACCCGGCTGGGTAAAACCAAGATGGTGAGTGACGCCAGAGTGCGCTTTATCTCGCGCGTGTTATCGTCTGTGGTGTTTTTCGTGTTGTTCAGTGTGGCAGTGATCAGCCTGGGGCTGGGATACAGTGATATTTCACTGTTCTTCTCTTCGGCCTTCGCGGTATTGGGTGTCGCCTTGTTCGCACAATGGTCCATGCTGAGCAATGTCACGGCCAGTGTGCTGATCTTTTTTGTGTTTCCGTACCGTATCGGCGATCGGGTCAAAGTGGTGGATAAAGACGATGACATCAGCGGGGTGATTAACGATATCACCATGTTCCATGTGATTATTGAACGGACCGATGGCAGCTTGGTCACCTATCCCAATAACATCATTTTGCAAAAACCCGTGATTAAACTGACTCAACTGGTGGTGAACCCTAAGCCGGATAATGAGCAGCCTGAGGCGGTCGACACAGCTCAGGCAAGTACGCAGCAGTAA
- a CDS encoding DUF2391 family protein, with amino-acid sequence MDWKFNAEDLGQLVIGSFALGVPISFSEEAWQLSESLPLLNLSVLVVLTLLFMGLYAYQSMFGQNIRKRVPVFLARVLGAYLITYLVVCLILFSLNQFPIIDNWVVAVKRALIIAMPASMGAIIVDSFDKE; translated from the coding sequence ATGGATTGGAAATTCAACGCAGAAGATTTGGGCCAGCTTGTGATCGGCTCCTTTGCCCTGGGCGTGCCCATTTCCTTTTCTGAAGAAGCCTGGCAACTGAGTGAATCCCTTCCACTGCTGAATTTGTCTGTCCTTGTTGTACTCACTTTGCTTTTCATGGGTCTGTACGCTTACCAGTCGATGTTCGGCCAGAATATCCGTAAGCGTGTGCCCGTTTTTCTGGCCAGGGTGCTTGGGGCCTACCTGATCACCTATCTGGTGGTTTGCCTGATTCTGTTTTCGCTGAACCAGTTCCCGATCATTGATAACTGGGTCGTTGCTGTTAAACGTGCATTAATCATTGCCATGCCTGCTTCTATGGGAGCGATCATTGTGGACAGCTTCGATAAAGAATAA
- a CDS encoding HlyD family secretion protein: MTEQASKTSSRLPLIITLTLGLIAVSAGSYWYGYGRYFETTDNAYLQGEITNISPKVAGYIQASYVSDNDSVKAGQLLATIDDRDYQAALEKAKANLMVTQAAVAHLNAQFSLQKTVIRQSASQVSSAQAALERAKQQDSRARSLLAKNYSSQDEVDDASSHLKVSAAEFEAAKASLQAAKDQLLVLNSQKSQAEASVQEARVQVKQAELDLSYTRIYAPVDGIVGKRSLRIGLYVQPGMPLLSLVPSRDVWIEANFKETQLANIHQGQHVEVELDAYPGQTLDGVVDSFSPATGAKFALLPPENATGNFTKIVQRVPVKIVIPHPEQLAGQLLPGLSVVATIDTRSESAQEEETLAKAEVAHE, from the coding sequence ATGACCGAGCAAGCCTCAAAGACATCTTCACGCCTTCCTCTGATTATTACGCTGACGCTGGGTCTGATCGCCGTCTCAGCAGGGAGTTACTGGTACGGCTACGGCCGCTATTTTGAAACCACAGACAATGCCTATTTGCAGGGTGAGATCACCAACATCAGCCCCAAAGTGGCTGGCTATATTCAGGCAAGTTATGTGAGCGATAACGACAGTGTCAAAGCAGGACAACTGCTGGCCACCATTGACGATCGCGATTATCAGGCCGCGCTGGAAAAAGCCAAGGCCAACCTGATGGTGACACAAGCTGCAGTCGCCCACCTGAATGCCCAGTTTTCACTGCAGAAAACCGTGATTCGTCAATCCGCCAGCCAGGTCAGCTCCGCGCAGGCAGCGCTGGAACGTGCAAAGCAGCAAGACAGTCGCGCCCGTTCCCTGCTGGCAAAAAACTATTCGTCTCAGGATGAAGTCGACGATGCCAGCTCACACCTCAAAGTCTCTGCTGCAGAGTTTGAAGCGGCAAAAGCCAGCCTGCAGGCAGCAAAAGATCAGCTTCTGGTCCTGAACAGCCAGAAAAGCCAGGCGGAAGCCTCGGTGCAAGAAGCCAGAGTGCAGGTGAAACAAGCTGAGCTGGATCTTAGTTACACCCGTATTTATGCCCCGGTTGACGGCATTGTCGGCAAACGCAGCCTGAGGATTGGACTGTATGTCCAGCCGGGCATGCCGTTGCTCAGTCTGGTGCCCAGCCGCGACGTCTGGATAGAAGCCAATTTCAAAGAAACCCAGCTCGCCAACATCCATCAAGGCCAGCATGTAGAAGTTGAACTGGACGCCTATCCGGGTCAGACCTTAGACGGGGTGGTAGACAGTTTTTCTCCTGCCACCGGTGCAAAGTTTGCTTTGCTGCCGCCTGAGAATGCCACGGGAAACTTCACCAAAATTGTTCAGCGGGTGCCGGTCAAAATTGTGATCCCCCATCCTGAGCAGCTCGCCGGTCAGCTACTGCCGGGGTTATCTGTGGTCGCGACCATAGATACCCGTTCAGAGTCAGCGCAGGAGGAAGAGACACTGGCAAAAGCTGAGGTCGCTCATGAGTGA
- a CDS encoding DUF3187 family protein, with product MICRQYPAVTVSFFIGLFLWRTAFAAQSHPQDFGPLKTYAQSPLQSNSLSPQLRSGFALPEETVEFYATAATASIWAETPEYRADYYQSTFSTGFMWQVTAGWQLELDASWRIALDSHLDNLTFGFHNLFGISLNGREDVPRHSFDLSIPEYGVEYTDFKGETLTRTLTLYSGWQILDRPREALSIGASLYYNYVDAGPFHNHNLEQALQLNYSYHLDRHRFHAMFGGVYRHDPAALIPYNTLTYAAAAGWQYQFNGPHRVLLEYHYYEGASEATSALSQASNEILAGYRYHFPTSVVELVLTENVFNMDNSPDVAITLGYRQRW from the coding sequence ATGATATGCCGCCAGTATCCGGCTGTGACAGTGAGTTTCTTCATCGGCTTATTCCTTTGGCGCACCGCTTTTGCAGCACAATCGCACCCGCAGGATTTTGGTCCGCTGAAAACCTATGCCCAATCGCCGCTGCAGTCTAACAGCCTGAGTCCGCAGCTCAGAAGCGGTTTTGCGTTACCCGAAGAAACAGTGGAATTTTACGCCACGGCGGCCACAGCCAGTATCTGGGCGGAGACCCCTGAGTACCGGGCCGACTACTATCAGTCGACCTTCAGTACCGGATTCATGTGGCAAGTCACAGCGGGCTGGCAACTTGAGCTGGACGCCAGCTGGCGAATTGCCCTGGACAGTCATTTGGATAACCTGACGTTTGGCTTTCATAACCTGTTCGGCATCAGCCTGAACGGCCGTGAAGATGTGCCCAGACACAGCTTTGATCTTTCTATCCCTGAATACGGGGTGGAGTATACAGATTTCAAAGGCGAGACACTGACACGGACGCTGACCCTCTACAGCGGCTGGCAGATACTGGATCGCCCAAGGGAAGCGCTTTCTATCGGCGCCTCCCTGTATTACAACTATGTCGACGCCGGCCCGTTCCACAACCATAACCTGGAGCAGGCTTTACAGCTTAATTACAGCTATCACCTGGACCGCCACCGCTTCCACGCTATGTTTGGCGGGGTGTATCGCCATGACCCGGCAGCACTCATTCCCTATAACACGCTGACCTATGCCGCAGCTGCCGGCTGGCAGTATCAGTTCAATGGTCCCCACAGAGTCTTGCTGGAATACCATTATTATGAAGGCGCCTCAGAAGCCACCTCGGCGCTGTCTCAAGCGTCCAACGAAATTCTGGCAGGATATCGCTACCATTTTCCCACCAGCGTGGTGGAGCTGGTCCTGACAGAAAATGTATTCAATATGGATAACAGTCCGGATGTGGCGATTACGCTTGGCTATCGGCAACGTTGGTGA
- a CDS encoding zinc transporter ZntB encodes MGNSEPGTEWFIDGWQLGETPRHLTLEDCETLEKDCWYHCQRDAVGLKHWLSRVGVPSSLASALLADDTRPRFEQLGDDTFLLILRGINLNEGNNPDDMLSIRFLYFKGCLISTRKYPSRAIAEARRQCEEGKGPSSLLAMLATIVDKLNRNIETFLDPIEEDIEYYAEHQDEADSQSLAHLNKRLLKIRRFLTPQRYALDDLLQSEMAGLESLRMPLLNCRDLVVRINESINFYIDQIQVINQHLAQVQSEKVNRNTYLISMISIIFLPISFLTGLLGVNIGGMPGVDSTMAFWAFCIALLVITVFEIILFRRMKFI; translated from the coding sequence ATGGGCAATTCAGAACCCGGCACTGAGTGGTTTATCGACGGCTGGCAATTAGGGGAGACGCCGCGCCATCTGACGTTGGAGGATTGCGAGACGCTGGAGAAAGATTGCTGGTATCACTGCCAGCGGGATGCTGTCGGACTGAAACACTGGCTGTCCAGAGTGGGCGTGCCATCGTCTTTGGCTTCTGCTTTACTGGCGGATGATACCCGTCCGCGTTTTGAGCAATTGGGAGATGACACTTTCCTGCTGATCCTGCGTGGCATCAATCTCAATGAAGGCAATAATCCGGATGACATGTTAAGTATCCGGTTTCTCTATTTCAAAGGCTGCCTGATTTCAACCCGTAAATACCCGTCGCGGGCCATTGCGGAGGCACGGCGCCAGTGTGAGGAAGGAAAAGGACCGTCAAGCTTGCTGGCGATGCTGGCAACCATTGTCGATAAGCTGAACCGCAATATTGAAACCTTTCTCGACCCGATTGAAGAAGATATCGAATATTACGCCGAGCATCAGGATGAAGCCGATAGCCAGTCACTGGCTCACCTGAATAAACGCTTGCTGAAAATTCGTCGCTTTCTGACGCCCCAGCGTTATGCACTGGATGATTTGCTGCAGTCAGAAATGGCGGGTTTGGAATCGTTGCGTATGCCCTTGCTGAACTGCCGTGATCTGGTGGTCCGGATTAACGAGTCGATTAACTTTTATATCGACCAGATCCAGGTGATCAACCAGCATCTGGCTCAGGTGCAGTCTGAGAAGGTCAACCGAAACACGTATCTTATCTCAATGATCTCTATTATTTTCCTGCCGATCAGTTTTCTTACCGGCTTGCTGGGCGTTAATATTGGCGGCATGCCAGGCGTGGACTCAACGATGGCATTTTGGGCGTTTTGTATCGCTTTGCTTGTGATCACTGTGTTTGAGATTATTTTGTTCAGAAGGATGAAATTCATTTAA
- a CDS encoding succinylglutamate desuccinylase/aspartoacylase family protein, protein MAKARLNKVIEFMGTEVPPGQSATIDLEAAQLYTHSPLHIPVHVVNGRYQGPVLLVSAAIHGDELNGVEAVRQLLNKVDPLKLHGTLVAVPVVNVFGFIHKSRYLPDRRDLNRCFPGSERGSTAARMAYQFSEHVVKKCTHIIDLHTGAIHRGNLPQVRANLEDEASAEMAHAFGTPVILDAAIRDGSLRAVADAAGIPVITYEGGEALRFEPLVIAAAVKGIVSVMRMLGMIRRVSRKKEQASPFIARSSSWVRAEQNGIVRCVVALGERVIKGQVLAYISAPLGHGEDTMVAPRDGIVIGQQMLPLVNEGDAVFHLAYFSKGASSEVEQQIESFLDEVSDEVDIT, encoded by the coding sequence GTGGCAAAGGCTAGATTAAATAAAGTCATCGAATTTATGGGCACCGAAGTGCCGCCAGGACAATCAGCCACCATCGATTTAGAAGCCGCCCAGCTCTATACCCATTCACCACTGCACATTCCGGTTCATGTGGTGAACGGGCGTTATCAGGGCCCCGTACTGTTGGTCAGTGCGGCGATTCATGGTGATGAGCTCAATGGTGTGGAAGCGGTCAGACAACTGCTCAACAAAGTGGATCCATTAAAATTGCACGGTACCTTGGTGGCCGTGCCAGTTGTGAACGTGTTCGGGTTTATCCATAAATCGCGCTATTTACCTGATCGGCGCGATCTCAACCGGTGCTTTCCCGGTTCTGAACGGGGATCCACGGCCGCCCGGATGGCCTATCAGTTCAGTGAACACGTCGTGAAAAAATGCACGCATATTATTGATTTGCATACAGGGGCGATCCACAGAGGGAACCTGCCTCAGGTCAGGGCAAATCTGGAGGATGAGGCAAGTGCGGAAATGGCGCATGCCTTCGGCACCCCTGTGATTCTGGATGCCGCGATTCGCGATGGCTCATTGCGAGCGGTCGCGGATGCTGCGGGTATTCCTGTGATTACTTATGAAGGCGGGGAAGCATTGCGGTTCGAACCGCTTGTGATTGCCGCGGCGGTGAAAGGCATTGTGAGTGTCATGCGGATGCTGGGAATGATACGCCGGGTGAGCCGGAAAAAAGAACAGGCATCGCCTTTTATTGCCCGCTCCAGCAGCTGGGTGCGGGCTGAGCAGAACGGTATTGTCCGTTGTGTGGTGGCACTCGGTGAGCGGGTCATCAAAGGGCAGGTCCTGGCCTATATCAGTGCCCCGCTCGGCCATGGTGAAGACACCATGGTCGCCCCCAGAGACGGCATTGTGATCGGCCAGCAAATGCTGCCCCTGGTCAATGAAGGGGATGCGGTTTTCCATCTGGCTTATTTCAGTAAAGGCGCAAGTTCAGAAGTTGAACAACAAATCGAATCGTTTCTTGATGAAGTCAGTGATGAAGTCGATATCACCTGA